The sequence below is a genomic window from Silene latifolia isolate original U9 population chromosome 7, ASM4854445v1, whole genome shotgun sequence.
AAACTGTGAATTTGCGGATGCTCAGCTGGGTCACAACCCAAGTTATACGTGGCGAGGTATTTTCGAGTCTAAAGCAGTGATGAGGTGCGGGTTGAGGCGAAGGATTAATGACGGTGCTAGCACGCGGATTTGGAAAGAAGCTTGGATACCTGGTACGCAGACGGGGAGAGTTATCTCGCCACGTGTGAGTGGTGATGATAATATGTTGGTGGCTGAGCTGATTAGCGAGAACGGGGACTGGTGTAGGGACAAGCTGAATGAGTTGTTTCTTCCTTTCGAGGCCCAGAGAATTGCGAATATTAGGCTGAGTGATAATAGGATGGCGGATACTTGGTATTGGGAAGCGGATCGATACGGAGAATATACGGTTAAATCGGCCTATAAACTCCTAGCTGGGGAAAATTTTGATATGGGGGATACTTCGGATTGGGAGCGTGAGAAATGGCTCTGGAATAGGCTCTGGAAGGTCCCGGTTTGGCCCCGAGTAAAGCTCTTCTTCTGGCAAATGTGCAGCGAAGCCTTAGCAACCGGAGCGAACTTAGCAAGTCGACTGGGAGGTGAGTCTTCTCTTTGTCCTTTGTGTCAATCTTGTCCTGAGTCGAGTCGTCATTTATTTATTGATTGTTGGGTTGCTAATCGGGTTTGGGAAGAATTGGGTTTGGACGGGGATGCGGATAATGAGGATGGAGGGAGCATTCGTGATTGGGTAGAGGCTAGGTGGAAGGACATGGGGACTGCGGAGTATGGGTGGCTGATGGTGGGGTGCTGGGCGTTGTGGGAGCATCGAAACAAAAATATCTTCGATGCAGTGACACCTGACCCGTGGAAAGTCATTCAAAGAGTCCGGGATGTTATGGAAGAAACGGAAAATGCGGGGTGGGGGAAGCAGCGCCGTGGGTCTGGAGGGGAGAGAAGCATGGGGGAAGCGGTGAGGGAGAAGTGGACAGCACCTCAGGCGGGCTTTGTGAAGGTTAATGTCGATGCCGGAGCTAAGGAGGGGTTAGGAGCTAGTGTGGGAGCGGTCTGTCGGGATGAGGAAGGGAAAGTCCTTTGGGGCCTGTCGGAGTGGAAGGAACAGGTTTGGGAACCAAGAATAGCTGAAGCAGTGGCGGTTTACGATGGCCTGGTGGAAGCTAAGCAGAGGGGTCACCTCCAAGTGGTGGTGGAGAGCGATTGCCAGGATGTGGTGGAAGCGTTGAAGACGAAACAGCAAGGTCGGAGTTTTTTTCATAAAGTTCTTGACGATATTTTATTTCTTTGTAATTCGTTTAGTTCCATTGTTTGGTCTTTTACTCGTAGAAACAATAATGGTGTGGCACATGCTCTAGCGCATATCGAGCCTAGATTAGTTGGTAAACGTATTTGGTCGAACTCTTTGCCTCCGGCCGCGGTTGAGGCTGTACGTTTGATGCTTTATCTATATAGCTAATACCTTCGGGTgttcatcacaaaaaaaaaatcgtgcaaagttgcacgagtatatataaataataatatatactccctttgtaccaatccaaaggtaacacTAGCATAAAGTGTCCGtaccaatccaaaggtaacatactaTGAATGGACTGAAAATTGACAATAATACCCTTATTTCCTCCTTATATTTACATAAATACAAACTTGTGGCCTCGCAACAACCCACCATTAAACCCACTTAACTCATTAATCACTTACACCAACCCAATTAAACCCAATAACTATACCCACCCACCCACCCACCCATTAACCTttccctccaaaaccctaatcaTCCCAACCATCTCCCATTTTCTCGAAACTTCTCTCTCTTTCTTCTCTCTGTCTAAAACCTTTGTTGTTCTCCACAAACCCTAATCATCTGCCATTGTCTTTCTCCTCCTTCTCTACCCTTCTATGGATCTAACTCTCTCCTTTCTTCATACTGCATCTATAAGTCATCAATGCTAAATCTCATTATTATGCGATTACGTCATTTAAAAAGCCCCAAATTTGTCCTGAATCTCAAATTTGTTTCATCAAGAACAATAGTAAAGCTCGATCTTACCATGATTCTCTGAAGCATTTGTTATCCATATCCGATGTTGGGCATGTTGCCCCTAATTCGTCTCATCAGTTCCAACTTTCTTTCAACCTCTTCTTTCGTCTCATCATTCAACACAATATCAttcgcaaacatcatacaccaagcaGGGGCAGCCATGGGCCCGTCAATTCGGCCCGCCGCATCGGGGCCCAAGCCCAATAGGGGCCTCCTCTGGATAAGAAACATATAAGAGTAATTGATGCACAAGATGTTTAGTGATTCTTATGTTGATGTATTGGTGAGGAGGAAAGTATTGGAAAATAATTTATAGCAGAAGGTCTCGGGTTCTATTCCCATATCtagcctcttttttttttttttttttgggttaaatGGCAACCACCATTTTACATTAGTTCAACATTATAGGCgatatatttattttatcttcAGAATTTTCATATATTTGTTTACCATGAAAATGCCATTTCAAAAAATAACACTTACGAATATTTTATTACTTCAATTTTTTGATTTAATCTTATTTAtcaattactccctccattcaactccacactaacaCTATACCATTTTCATCCATTCAAATCCACACTACCACTTTCCTTATTTGGCAAATAATATTCCCATTTTATCCTAATCAAAACtcaatatttacaaaaaatgtcattGTTGGCCCACACTAATTTTCCATCAAAACCCACCCTAACCCAATCCAACCCACTAATATTTCCCCTAACCCAATCCAACCCACTAATTACTCCCGCCAAAAAAATCTGAGGCCCACCCCCATATACCCCAAAACCGTTCAAAAAATCCGATGCTTCAACTACCCACATTTACTCTATCCCCTCAACAACCCATTCCCCATTTACTCCCCTCTTCCAGATccttccccattaaccctaatctCCCTCAATCCTCTCCCTCTCTAATACACGCCGCCTCCaactttcttctctctaaactttcagaTCTGTGTTTCAACTTTCACAACTCCCCTCTTCTAGATCCTTCCCCATTACTCTCCAATCTTCATCTTTTTCCATGATGAAAAAGCCACATGCAGATTGTTCCAAAGAGTGCTTGCAATGCGTTCTTGATTGGTACAGTTTTGGTTCATCAGATGATGAATTTGATGAATCGAAATCAGTCCTTAACTCACCTAATCCTAACCATAATGAGTCACCTCCTCCTAATTCACCTCCTCCTACAACTTGTGTCCCTGATTCTTTGAGTCCGGATGATTTAGGGACTCAAGTTGGGGAAACTGAGTTTGACGATCTTGGTTTCTGTGTTCCTTATACGCCTCGCCATGAAGAGAAACATGAGATTGAGGTCGGTGCTGTTGTTGATGATGTTTGTAGATCTCCGGTTGATGATGTTCGGCGATCTCCTCTGAGATCGCCTCTGAAACTTGTAATGGAGCCTCAATCACCAGCCTCAATTAAATATGATGCCATCGTTGCAAGATACACTGAACATATGAAGAATAAGAGGTTAAAGGTCGAAGAGACCGTCGACGTTCCTACTGTCGACGTTACTGTCAGATTTGTTGAGGAGTCAGTTGCCTTCAAAACTTTGAGAGGAGAATGCTTGCAAAATATTCTTCGAAGCCAAAATAGGGAGGTACTTGTCCCATTCTCTTATATTTGATTTTTTTCGTTCATCTATTTTACTGCTGGTGCTGTGCTGTTAGGAATATGTTAGGATTTGATTTGTTATTGTGTTGATTTCATGGTATGCTTTTAGTAAAATGTTAGGATTTGATTTCACTTTTTATGGTATGCTGTTAGTGGTAAAATGAAGGGAGAATTTTGTTGCTGAAATTGTAATTTGTTGCTGAAATTGTAATTTGTTTGATTTTTTAggatttgatttcatttttttttttgctgctgTAAATTGTaatttgtttgatttgttttGGAGTGATGAATTTTGTTTCAACTGGTTTGAATTTTGCATGTATGTACTCGTTTCTGTATTTTGCATTTTTGACTGGTTTGATTTTTGCATGTATGTACTCGTTTCTGTATTGAAATCAGTGGGTTAAACATGATCAACCTTCATTTGTATTTATTCTGTTGATTTCTGTATTTTCATACTGCTGCCAAGTTTTTCTTTCATTTCCCTATATTGCCTGTTTCTACCTGTTGATTTCTGACTGTTGATTTCTGatgagtttgatgtatcactttcatatatacttttatagctccctttataccgttttacataccgtttcgtgcctattatatcatttatatgctttatttcaatgaattgtaaatcttgccgctattttgtgttttgatgcgaaatgactcgttatgagtatgatcaagctaagattagcatggcggagacggcatagaagaatacacgaagcatggcacgggaaacgaggaatcatgaagactagaagtcaaagaagagaagaaggaacctgtgagctagttcctcgatcgagtcatgccgaCTCGATCGTAgccgtcctcgatcgagtcacctcgactcgatcgaggatcctttctCAGCGGGTTTATTTCcgaatttcctaaaacgttaatcttttgttataaattaaagactcgggttttattgttaaCCTACGTTATATTTTGCTAAGTATTCTTTGGAAAActctcttaagaaccctaatcttccttttgtatggtactaatctttcctctttaattaaatcattattttatgttcttcaattattgttttcatcttgcaattatgttttcatctttaatcatgtttgttgttgttattataatcatgagtagctaatcccctcatctaggatgaaggggatctaggttaatcaagaagggaaaatcaattagttgctattgatatatcattaaagttgttgtttgattgttgtaattcttctagttaatcacttgaggcctgagttattaattagtgtagcgaatcgatcctatcgccgaccgggttagaattgatataggctgcgataatcaaatagaaagtatctaatcatagcgaccgcatgttagaatcgatctaaagggcataatggagtcgaccgatcttatgaccttaaacaacttgatagatttagtaattgattgataatccccgactgattgacctagtgaacctaattcctagacttttaataatattgttattcatcctttatttattgcaattagtttgttagaatcaactcaaagcaaaacccccgaaattggttacttctagacagtttaaatactcttagactagcttttaccgcctccctgtggattcgatacctgtcttatcgctagctattcttgttagtcctgagatagttttactttgatttggtaatacgactttagccacatcaaatttggcgtcgttgccggggaggcaacaattgtttagtctttttgtgtttattttgtctttttgtctcagggaacccagttccttgagaccgttctcacactttcttgttagttctgtttatgcccaggtctaataggtccgagattattccttttgatcctgaacctgagaagacttttcgctacagacggaaatttaatcaagaagtgagtcaagtagaagacttgagtatacttgacgtcgaaacggcgaGCCCTACAGAGACAAATTGatcggtcctacgaagaggaagaggaagaaattCCTATCTCTGATATTCCTATTCCTGAAACTCATGTTCCTGAAACTATCATCATGTCTACCCTAGCCGGTCACTCGAGCCAACCTTAGATTCTATTCCACAAGGTTTCAAGTGCCCACTTCTACCAATGGAACAttcgagattcggccatcttacattaatttggtggaacgaaacatGTTCGGAGGGACATTTGTTGAGGACCCCGCAACGCATATGGAAAAGTTTGTCACTTCTCTTTTGTTCTATCCCATTAACAGTTGGAGTGACACAAGACAAGTTAAgcggtgctctttcctttctctcgaAAGATGGAGGCTGAGTGGTTaagagatatggatatggatacgaAGGAGTTGCAGAtggaattccttggctcttgctttctacaagaggtacttcccgcctcagaagactaatgctttgaggaatcaaattactagtttcaagcaagcgGCCCTTTGAAGATTTGAACgaagcttggactcgcttcaagcgtttagttcgatcgttcccatcatggtttcccaaagtggttcctttgcaaccagttttataacgggttgtttgacgatcatcgtgcccttttggattcatctgctaatgggaggtttcaagataacacactagatggtgacgcgtggaagttgattgatcagattgctacccataccgcgAGGTATGGAAATCTAGGGAAGCACGCGAGGTCTTGGGGTTGATAGTGCTTTGGCAAAGACACGGTGGAGGCTATTTCGCCAGATTCTTtgagatgaagactacccaatcattgggtagtaaaagagagttcatgctatgagtcggcaagtagaggagacttgtgctagatgcggtttagatggtcatggtgcaggtgattgtatgagcacatttGAGCGGGTTAACGCCTTTCGGGCTTACggacaaggtgcacaaggtacacctttctctaatttctataatgaaagaacgaaggagcatccattccttcaatggtctagccagaatgtgcaaaacccAGTGATCACAACCGCAAAAGAATCCTTATATCCCTCCTAACAATCGCGGTAATCAGCaacaagggggatatcaaaggcaaaatcaaggaggccagcaaTTCAACAATCAATATCGCacctcctcaacaaactcctcaacaaattcctcaacaagctccgaataatgatatggcagagttgcgcaatcttttgcaacaaactttgtcaatgcagcagaagcagacggctcatatttctgagttgattgcccataacaagatgctagataatcaagtggctcagatggcacttcaaaacccatcaaaacaggccgtaggtcttcctcctcaaggtaagcaagctcatgagcaagctaatgttattcgGTGAGGAGCGGTACTTTTTATACGAACCCCGACCCGCAAAGTCTTGAGAATGAAGTGCCCATTACTGTTGATGAAGTCCCTTacatgcatcccaaaggattgggtaatttggagcttagtgatgatgggaaagagcctgacgaagttgaaacacgagctgacgataaaagtaaaaaagacgaaAAAGTGAACGCAAAGGTTTCTCGACCGAGTCacaggcgactcgatcgaggatccacccagctcgatcgagtcacccctgactcgatcgaggatccaataTCGCCAgccgacggtgtttcaaaagtggTTTCTAAGGataagcaagccgagcccataactatttctctaccttttcctcaccgacaacaaaaatccaagctaGATAAGCAgctcggtaagtttatggaggtcgtgaagaatctacaggtaagtgtcccttttactgaattgatcactcaagtgccggcttatgcaaagttcatgaaggagattttgacaaggaagagatcctttgacgcggtagaaactattgcttacactcagaagtgcagtgccatgttgccaattaactcaccaccgaaattaaaggatccaggaagtttttctatcccttgtcaaattggtcatctttctattagtaaagctctttgtgatttgggagctagtgtcagtgttatgccgtattctatctgtaaaaagttaaatatgggtccgttgtgattactaatatgacactgcagatggccgatagaacTGTTAAACACCCTCTGGGGGTgttagaggatgttcccgttcgaatagggaagtttttcatccccgttgattttgttgtcatggacatggctgaagacaaccagatccctatcatcttgggcagaccgttcttacatactgcaggggcggtcatagatgttaggcaagggagattgaccttagctgtgggggatgacACGATTATTTTCAACTtagaaaaagcattgaaaaaccccatgatagaagagacttgtcatagtatagatgttgttgattttactattgatgagtgtcttcctatgtgttttgACAGGATCCTCACGGAGATTGCCCTGGTTTCGATCCGGtgatcagacgggttcatggagtccagttcatcgaattgagaagcttctaacggagaggaatgcccacatcgAAGGTATACGAGTTTGGGTGTCACACCTAAGGTAAGCGAGGTAAAGAAACCCGAATTGAAAcccttccctctcatctcaaatatgaatttcttgatgatttgTGAGATGAATCCGGTGATTGTCAATGCTAACCTAAATGAAGGTCAACTATCTCGCTTTGTTAtttgttttgagaactcataaaaaggcaattgggtatagcattgacgatctcaaaggtattagtcctgacttttgtatgcatagaattcacttggaagaaggccacaagcctagtgcacaaggtcagagacgactaaatcctcctatgcaggaggtggtaagaaaagaggtacagaaattacttgatctttggtattattttctctatttcgattctaaatgggtcgatctgtccaagttgtacctaagaaggagGTACTACAaagtagtaaagaatgataaaaatgaattgattgctactagacttgtcacaagatggaggatgtgcattgactataggaagttgaacacggccactaaaaaggaccatttcccacttccttacattgaccaaatgttagagagattagcatgtcatagttattttacatttacctagatggctactccggtttctttgaTTACCCATTCATCCCGAGGATcgggaaaagaccactttcacttgtccatatggtgtatttgcttataggaggatgccctttggtttatgtaatgccctgctacctttcagcgttgtatgatggccatattttccgattacatagagtctatcatggaagtctttatggatgatttcagtgtatatggtgcgattttgatgtttgcttgagaaacttgactaaggttttTTGCAGtttgtgaggagagcaaccttgttctcaatcgggaaaagtgccacttcatggttctTGAAGGAgtggtactcggtcatttggtgtcggtaagggcattcaagtggataaagctaaggttgaggtaattgagcaactccgtcccgtacccggttaatgttaaaagtgtgcgtagttttcttggtcatgcagggttctatcgccgctttataaaggatttttctaaaattgttcaaCCTCTAACTCGACTTCttcataaagatgctccttttgtgttCTTGACAAGTGTGTTCAAGCCTTTGTGAGGATCAAACAAGCACTTATCTCGGCTCCTattatccgatctccggattggagccttccttttgagattatgtgcgatgccagtgactatgcagttggagctgttttggggcagcgaaaggacaaggtgttacatgccatttattatgcaagcaagactctcgacgatgcacaaatcaactatgctactacagagaaggagcttcttgcagttgtctattctttagacaaatttagagcttatcttgttggttctaaagttattgtacaCTTTGACCATGCGGACTTTAAAATATCattaaccaaacaagaggctaaacctagacttattagatggattttattattgcaagaatttgatttggaaatccgtgataagtccggtctttgaaaatgttgttgcgaatcatttgtccagattgagattctcaggaagagagattttgcccatcgatgattcttttccagacgaccatcttctagctgtagctgcaaataccccatggtttgcagattatgccaactATCTGGTAGGAGGTACACTTCATCTTGATttatcttatcagcagaagaagaggttCATGCATGATGTGAAAAGGTACTTCTGGGACGATCCCTATCTGTTCCGAGAGTGTGCTGATGGTATATACAGACGATGTAtcccagagggtgaggtacatgccatcctttctcattgtcactcttcttcatatggtggtcatcatggtccttctaggacatttgctatggtaatgcaatcgggtttttattggcctactatccttaaggatgctactaactttgttcgttcttgtgatgcttgtcaaagaactggcaatatctcgcaaaggcatgagatgcctcaaactggaatttccgaagtagagatttttgatgtttggggcattgattaccaagggtcgttccctacatcttttgggaaccaatacatattagtagcagtagattatgtttctaaatgggtggaggcaattgccacccccacttgtgatgctaaatctgttgttaagtcttttgaagactatctttccacggtttggagtgcccgCGCAGTGATCGgtgatggaggcaagcatttcaatgagcgtcatctcaattctctcatgaagaagtatggcgttacacaccgaagaggactggcttatcatcctcaaaccagtggacaagtagaagtttccaacagagagctgaaacatatcttggaaaaggtggtaagcaagaatagaaaggattggagtcggaagctcgatgatactttgTGGGCTTAAATCGCCTTCAAAACGCCGATTGGCACCTCACCTTACCGACTTGTCTATGGCaagtcttgtcatttacctgtggagcttgagtatagggctatgtgggccattaacgagctgaatatggatccctctttggcgggtgagaaacgactgatgcgAGTTGAATGAGCTAGATGAATTTATTTGCATGCCTATGATGGTGCTCAAGTATACAAGGAGCggacgaagaagtggcatgacaagcatatcttgcaaagagaatttcatgttggtgagaaagttctcttgtttaactctcgtttgcgcttgtttccaggtaaattgaagagtagatggtccGGACCGTTCATTTATTcttgatgtgaacaaatttgggtcgatTACATCTGCATTCGACACggaaagaccttcaaagtgaatgggcaacgcttgAAAACGTACTATGAAGGTGCTTTCGTGGGGATCATAGAGGCTCTTGACCTCTTCCCCATTGATTCTTCTCAttgatgaagaattacggtcgtgcgggaccgcaaaaaaAAACCACCCCTACCGAGAGGCGGCTCGGATTTTGTAAAtcattagtttgtaattaggatttaaattcgcgtattgcttttgtttttatgtttctttGAACTTTGAGAGGCGAGGAGAGGGTACTTGATATGATTTCAAGTGTCTTTTGCAGGAATTTTGACGGGATTTGAAGCTATGAGTAACAAACGACGAAGAAAGGAGCCCCAgactacttcctcgatcgagtcggtgcgactcgatcgaggaacctatcgcTTCGATCGAGTcattgcgactcgatcgaggaactgaGCGAGAATTAAGAAAAGTTTAAAGCGAGAGTTGGGTAGTCCTGAaattggatcctcgatcgagtcattgcgactcgatcgaggaaccaaaataAACCCGTTCGCGTTTTGTTTTTGCCGGTTTTGTGTTTAATTGCTCTCATTTCCTTCACTTTCCTTCTTCCTTTTTCGACATAATCCCTGCATACTTCCTCCTCTACTACTCATTCTCTCTATTTTCTTCATCAATCATCATCAAAACTCACTTACAATTTGTGCTTTCCTGCTTATTACTTGATTGAATCattctcttgtgcttattttctccATTCTATTGCTTAAACTACCAAGGTAAGTCGCGATTTGGTCTTTGTATGTCTCGAAAATTTGGATTTTTCTTGCTTAAATCTTGAGTTTATTGTATTCAATCTtccattgctagtatacaattgctatttccttgctttctagccccttacatgttgaaattcatgcctaatttgctaatttgggaattagggttcttcaaaatccgggtagaaattttgcattaaattggttagaattgtattctattgctaggaatcttcaatatttgatacatactcatgttcccctaagtttttggatgctttcattgtcatttggagTCTTAAAAATTGTTTTTTCGGACCCATGAGTGCCAAAACCGGGACTGTTTTCTGACATTGTTGGAGTTTAATTTTCTACTTGCTCTTATGTAGATAATGTCGACTTCCAGGCAAGGAAATAAGCGGACTAGAGAAAGGAGAGCACCGGTTCAACAACCCGAAGTAATTCTGAGGAGGTGTGTCTTGAGAGGATGATTTGTCTCCCTTAGACGATTATCCGTTTATCGAATTTCGTGACAAAGTGCGAATGACAGAGGTTTGTGTATCTGTTATCCAAGTCTATGAGTGCCACTCGATGTGTTGATAGGAAAATTTTGCACACTTTGAAGATAGACGacattatgtttggcatgtttaATGAAATCGGGTTGTAGGGTCTTTTCACGCTCCACGAGTTATCTTACCCTGCCCTAACTCTTGAATTTCGAGCTCGATACTTATTTCCCCGG
It includes:
- the LOC141590967 gene encoding uncharacterized protein LOC141590967, which codes for MMKKPHADCSKECLQCVLDWYSFGSSDDEFDESKSVLNSPNPNHNESPPPNSPPPTTCVPDSLSPDDLGTQVGETEFDDLGFCVPYTPRHEEKHEIEVGAVVDDVCRSPVDDVRRSPLRSPLKLVMEPQSPASIKYDAIVARYTEHMKNKRLKVEETVDVPTVDVTVRFVEESVAFKTLRGECLQNILRSQNREFPNV